One stretch of bacterium DNA includes these proteins:
- a CDS encoding YjbQ family protein, translating into MEIANQIVTVHTKRQGLIEITPQILEIVRSSQVKDGLCTVFIRHTSASLIIQENADPSARTDLEYFLNKLIPENDTGFTHTAEGSDDMPSHIKSAITQTALSIPVVSGELALGTWQGIYLWEHRVNPHLRKLVVNLVGR; encoded by the coding sequence ATGGAGATAGCGAACCAAATAGTAACAGTTCATACGAAGAGGCAGGGTCTAATAGAGATTACGCCTCAGATATTAGAGATAGTGAGGAGTTCACAGGTTAAGGATGGACTCTGTACCGTCTTTATTCGACATACCTCAGCAAGCTTAATAATTCAGGAAAATGCCGATCCATCAGCAAGAACGGATCTTGAATATTTTCTGAATAAGCTTATTCCTGAGAATGATACTGGTTTCACGCACACTGCAGAAGGCTCTGATGATATGCCATCACATATTAAATCAGCAATTACTCAAACGGCCTTATCAATACCAGTAGTAAGTGGAGAGCTCGCTCTTGGTACATGGCAGGGCATCTATCTCTGGGAGCATCGTGTCAATCCACATCTTCGTAAGCTTGTCGTGAATCTTGTAGGGCGCTAG
- a CDS encoding histidine phosphatase family protein has product MKLYIVRHGETIENRSNIIQGQQHGQLSDLGILQREKLARRLQDFSFDAIYSSDLERTRETLAPFASTTPLPVRYTEVLREKSFGDLEGYSGEIYRRKLQASGKTRIDFRPNKGESFIDLTDRLTPFVEALHANHSGESILLMTHGGVVRVLLNLLLGMPLEELLQTEIRNTSISTVCFHPHTRDEKGVQSFSMNDYTHLSELDDSGEHTNGVDAFFGALPVKD; this is encoded by the coding sequence ATGAAGCTATACATCGTCCGCCATGGCGAGACCATTGAGAACCGAAGTAACATCATCCAAGGTCAGCAACATGGCCAACTCTCCGATCTCGGCATACTACAACGGGAGAAGCTTGCCCGTCGTTTGCAAGATTTCTCCTTCGATGCAATTTACTCGAGCGATCTTGAACGCACACGGGAGACGCTGGCACCTTTTGCTAGCACCACTCCTCTTCCTGTGCGATACACCGAAGTCCTCCGAGAGAAATCTTTTGGCGATCTCGAGGGCTACTCGGGAGAAATCTACCGAAGAAAACTACAAGCTTCTGGAAAGACTCGCATCGACTTTCGCCCCAATAAGGGCGAGAGCTTTATTGACCTTACAGACAGACTGACTCCTTTCGTTGAGGCTCTTCATGCTAATCATTCAGGAGAATCCATTCTTCTTATGACACATGGTGGAGTAGTGCGAGTTCTTCTCAATCTACTACTTGGCATGCCCCTAGAAGAACTCTTACAAACAGAAATACGAAATACGTCCATCAGTACAGTCTGCTTTCATCCTCATACTCGTGATGAAAAAGGTGTGCAGTCTTTCTCTATGAATGATTACACGCATCTAAGTGAGCTTGATGATTCAGGAGAACATACAAATGGTGTTGATGCCTTTTTTGGAGCTCTTCCTGTAAAGGACTAA
- a CDS encoding PDZ domain-containing protein encodes MGIIAILLLFFSAQEISISVGPRQVAASDGLTAEEQSTISLFEDASPSVVYITTIDIALKRDLFSLTPLEIPRGTGSGFIWDERGYIVTNYHVVQGGRKLKVHLADQTDWDARFVGAEPDKDIAVLKIEAPSGYLRPIKVGSSRGLRVGQNVYAIGNPFGLDQTLTTGVISGIGREIASATGRPIQGVIQTDAAINPGNSGGPLLDSSSRLIGVNTAIYSTSGESAGIGFAVPVDTVNRIVPQLIQFGKVKRAGLGIEIVDDWIARRLRVRAGVLIANIPRGSPAEKSGLQGTRVDGRGRVNRLGDIILAVDGVKINDSDDLYRALDAQTIGKQVEVEVLREKKRRKLLLTLSDISS; translated from the coding sequence ATGGGTATTATTGCAATACTGCTTCTCTTTTTTTCAGCACAAGAAATTTCTATCTCAGTTGGTCCGCGCCAAGTAGCAGCAAGCGATGGTTTAACAGCTGAAGAGCAAAGTACTATATCGTTGTTTGAAGATGCTTCTCCGAGTGTCGTATACATCACTACTATTGATATCGCACTGAAAAGAGACCTCTTCTCCTTGACTCCGTTAGAAATTCCCCGAGGTACAGGCTCTGGTTTTATATGGGATGAGAGAGGATACATCGTAACGAATTATCATGTAGTTCAGGGCGGACGGAAGCTAAAGGTGCATCTTGCAGATCAGACTGATTGGGATGCTCGCTTCGTTGGTGCAGAACCAGACAAAGATATTGCGGTACTCAAGATTGAAGCGCCGAGCGGATACCTTCGACCAATTAAAGTTGGGTCATCCCGAGGACTACGGGTTGGACAGAATGTTTATGCGATAGGAAACCCTTTCGGACTTGATCAGACGCTGACAACTGGCGTGATTAGCGGTATCGGAAGAGAAATTGCTTCAGCTACGGGTAGACCAATACAGGGCGTAATACAGACCGATGCAGCAATCAATCCTGGGAACTCTGGTGGTCCTTTACTTGACAGCTCTAGCCGCCTCATTGGAGTGAATACAGCGATTTATAGTACCTCAGGAGAAAGCGCCGGAATTGGATTTGCGGTTCCTGTTGATACCGTGAATCGGATTGTACCGCAGTTGATTCAGTTCGGGAAAGTAAAGAGAGCCGGACTTGGAATAGAAATTGTCGATGATTGGATCGCACGTCGATTACGAGTTCGAGCTGGAGTCTTAATTGCCAATATCCCAAGGGGCTCGCCGGCGGAAAAAAGTGGGTTACAGGGGACACGAGTAGATGGACGGGGAAGAGTCAATCGACTTGGAGATATTATTCTAGCAGTTGATGGAGTCAAAATTAATGATAGTGATGACCTCTATCGGGCACTTGATGCTCAGACGATTGGAAAACAAGTGGAAGTAGAAGTTCTTCGAGAGAAAAAACGGAGGAAGCTCCTACTGACCTTGAGCGATATTTCCTCTTAG
- the hslV gene encoding ATP-dependent protease subunit HslV, whose translation MENIFHSTTILAIRRGGNLVMIGDGQVTLQNTVFKQGARKVRTLHHGAMLAGFAGSAADSFTLFERFEVKLSEFGGQLSRAAVELAKDWRMDRALRKLEAMMIVGDAEHLYLLSGMGDVIEPDDGILAIGSGGNFALAAARAALRLPNENLSTREIAELAMNVAAEICPFTNTHFCIEEVVASGVKSNG comes from the coding sequence ATGGAAAACATATTTCACAGCACTACCATTCTTGCGATTCGTCGCGGCGGAAACCTCGTCATGATTGGAGATGGTCAAGTCACTCTTCAGAATACGGTCTTCAAACAGGGGGCCAGAAAAGTCAGAACTCTTCATCATGGAGCTATGTTAGCGGGCTTTGCTGGCTCTGCAGCTGATTCCTTTACACTCTTTGAGCGATTCGAAGTGAAGTTATCCGAGTTCGGTGGTCAACTCAGTAGAGCTGCCGTAGAACTCGCAAAAGATTGGAGAATGGACCGAGCATTAAGGAAACTTGAGGCGATGATGATTGTAGGAGATGCGGAGCACCTCTATCTCTTATCTGGTATGGGGGATGTTATTGAGCCAGACGATGGGATCTTAGCAATTGGTTCAGGAGGAAATTTTGCTCTTGCTGCTGCTCGGGCTGCACTGCGACTCCCCAATGAGAATCTTTCCACACGAGAAATAGCAGAGCTTGCAATGAATGTTGCAGCAGAAATTTGTCCATTTACAAATACGCACTTTTGTATCGAAGAAGTAGTCGCGAGTGGGGTGAAATCTAATGGCTGA
- the hslU gene encoding ATP-dependent protease ATPase subunit HslU, with the protein MAEAVDSEGSEPKPEGTFGSIVKEDEAQLESRAVVQLTPKEIVAKLDRYIVAQEGAKKSVALALRNRWRRLQVPDDFRDEITPKNILMIGPTGVGKTEISRRLAKLARAPFVKVEASKFTEVGYVGRDVESIIRDLVEASVTLVREEEQERMRIRALRATQEDILDLLLPGSRTDKTENEDGVHKEDASTRERLRRLLEDGKFEEREVEIEITKTAGTQMQVLGPQGFAEIEGQIKDLFSNMIPPQREKRRVKVREAREILLQQQLDSLIDHERVAELGLQRAEEGGIVFLDEIDKVCGKEGGGKGPDVSREGVQRDLLPLVEGSIVSTKYGSLKTDHVLFIASGAFHIAKPSDLMPEFQGRFPIRVELESLSAEHFYRILCEPQNALTRQYQALLNTEGVRVEFSDDALREIARLTEEVNRTSENIGARRLHTILEKVLEDISFHADEHSSETIHITVEMVRERLESIVGNVDLSKYIL; encoded by the coding sequence ATGGCTGAAGCAGTGGATTCGGAAGGAAGCGAACCGAAACCTGAAGGGACTTTCGGAAGTATCGTTAAAGAAGACGAAGCACAGTTGGAATCAAGAGCGGTGGTGCAACTGACTCCGAAGGAGATCGTTGCCAAACTCGATAGGTATATCGTTGCGCAAGAAGGTGCAAAAAAGTCGGTAGCGCTTGCATTGAGAAATCGATGGAGACGACTGCAGGTCCCCGATGATTTTAGAGATGAGATAACTCCGAAAAATATCTTAATGATTGGTCCAACAGGAGTGGGAAAAACTGAGATTTCAAGAAGATTGGCAAAGCTCGCTCGAGCCCCTTTTGTGAAGGTGGAAGCATCAAAGTTTACAGAGGTAGGATACGTTGGAAGAGATGTAGAGTCTATTATTCGAGACTTGGTCGAGGCTTCAGTCACTCTTGTTCGAGAGGAAGAGCAGGAGCGCATGAGAATAAGAGCGCTTCGAGCTACTCAAGAGGACATTCTCGATCTTCTTCTTCCAGGTTCACGAACCGATAAGACTGAGAACGAAGACGGTGTACATAAAGAGGATGCGAGTACACGCGAGCGACTCAGGCGGCTCCTTGAGGACGGAAAGTTCGAAGAACGCGAAGTTGAGATAGAGATTACGAAAACAGCTGGTACGCAAATGCAAGTACTCGGTCCTCAGGGCTTTGCTGAGATTGAGGGGCAAATTAAAGATCTTTTTAGTAACATGATTCCACCGCAGCGAGAGAAGCGACGGGTCAAGGTTCGTGAAGCGAGAGAAATTTTATTACAGCAACAACTTGATTCCCTGATCGATCACGAGAGAGTGGCAGAGCTGGGGCTACAGAGAGCAGAGGAAGGCGGTATCGTATTTCTCGATGAAATAGACAAAGTATGTGGTAAAGAGGGGGGCGGAAAAGGTCCTGATGTCTCTCGAGAAGGGGTTCAAAGAGACTTGCTTCCGCTCGTTGAGGGCTCAATAGTCTCAACGAAGTATGGCTCGCTCAAGACTGACCATGTGCTCTTCATTGCGTCGGGTGCCTTTCATATCGCTAAGCCAAGTGATTTGATGCCGGAATTTCAGGGTCGTTTCCCAATTCGAGTTGAACTGGAAAGTCTTTCAGCTGAGCATTTTTATCGGATTCTCTGTGAGCCTCAGAATGCACTCACTCGCCAGTATCAGGCGCTGCTGAATACCGAGGGAGTGCGAGTTGAATTTTCAGATGATGCGCTGAGAGAGATTGCTCGACTGACTGAGGAGGTAAATCGAACCTCCGAGAATATAGGAGCACGTCGCCTTCATACAATTCTTGAGAAGGTGCTTGAAGATATCTCTTTTCATGCAGATGAGCATTCTAGTGAAACCATTCATATTACTGTTGAGATGGTGCGCGAGCGATTAGAGAGCATCGTGGGGAATGTAGATCTCTCAAAATATATCTTGTGA
- a CDS encoding DNA photolyase has translation MSLQSEAPHTSYTKLFSHIYVEETAHDHPRTKRILTRFPKARIIPITSYKEVFNRYNQNFQFQKQSRKLILANRTDEFLYRGSGFAPDFEHKNFYYNTLALNCLYDCEYCYLQGMFPSAHLVAFVNNEGFLRAIEERIANEKSLYLCLSYDTDLLALEDLFGYVAEWIQFANFHPGLTLEVRTKSVAVQTLLHVPPNPRIILAWTLSPHSIARQYETGTPSTEARIKAIQRVADHGWPVRLCLDPILPVTNWRNEYKDLLRSVASVIAPESISEISLGTFRISSGYFKQMKKHRQSSSLLHQRYEDKNGVVSLPVDQEQEVLSEIKALAEELFPREKIYLHHAPSSHEAP, from the coding sequence ATGTCCTTGCAGAGTGAGGCTCCTCATACGAGTTATACGAAACTTTTCTCTCATATCTATGTCGAAGAGACTGCCCATGATCACCCAAGAACAAAGCGAATTCTAACTCGCTTTCCAAAAGCACGAATCATACCGATCACGAGCTACAAAGAGGTCTTCAATCGTTACAATCAAAACTTTCAGTTTCAAAAACAGAGCAGGAAGCTCATACTTGCAAATAGAACAGATGAGTTTCTTTATCGTGGATCAGGCTTCGCTCCAGACTTTGAGCACAAGAATTTCTATTATAATACGCTTGCACTTAACTGTCTGTATGATTGTGAGTACTGCTATCTACAAGGAATGTTCCCTTCTGCACACCTCGTTGCTTTTGTAAATAATGAGGGCTTTCTCAGAGCGATTGAAGAGAGAATAGCAAATGAAAAATCACTCTATCTCTGTCTATCATACGATACAGACCTTTTAGCTCTAGAAGATCTCTTTGGATATGTAGCCGAATGGATACAATTTGCGAACTTTCATCCTGGACTCACACTGGAGGTCCGAACCAAGAGTGTTGCGGTACAGACACTGCTTCACGTTCCGCCAAATCCTCGGATAATACTTGCTTGGACCCTCTCACCACACTCAATAGCGAGACAGTACGAAACTGGAACTCCATCGACGGAGGCGCGCATCAAGGCGATACAACGTGTTGCCGACCATGGATGGCCAGTACGTCTCTGTCTTGACCCGATTCTTCCCGTTACAAACTGGAGAAATGAATACAAAGACTTGTTAAGGAGCGTAGCTTCAGTAATAGCCCCAGAGAGTATTAGTGAAATTAGCCTTGGGACATTTCGAATCAGCTCTGGGTACTTTAAACAAATGAAAAAACATCGACAGAGCTCAAGCCTGCTTCATCAACGATATGAAGATAAAAATGGCGTTGTATCGCTCCCTGTCGACCAAGAGCAAGAAGTGCTATCAGAAATCAAAGCACTGGCGGAAGAGCTCTTTCCACGCGAAAAAATTTACTTGCATCACGCCCCTTCTTCTCACGAAGCGCCATAA
- the hisS gene encoding histidine--tRNA ligase — protein MAKNKGISGFPEWLPAEKKLEDAVIAKIKRIYESHGFTPIETPAVELLETLSSKGEINKEIYAVQRLAAQSDSEPELGLHFDLTVPFARYVAMHFNELVFPFKRYQLQKSWRGERPQKGRFREFYQFDVDIVSRDELPLCCDAEVVTVLAKGLLALNIGTPCLELNNRKLLLGYFSGLGLSDDIARQAISVIDKLDKIGESEAAQQIEALSVSSSARDRILEFVAPTVPLDQLASVLSQVSLNSAMAEEGAEELLTVASLIPKSVRDHIVVRFQIARGLDYYTGTIVESKITEFPEFGSVGSGGRYEDLVSKYLSKNVPGVGISIGLTRLMDLIIREKLLPLPQLSSARVLVTVLNEEVRKEAEEFAEALRVDGVSCEVFFRSPKLGKQIDYADKKGIPFVVFLDAENSVKNIQTGEQVSFTDLASLKRIVCTEDLQ, from the coding sequence ATGGCAAAAAATAAGGGAATATCTGGATTTCCAGAGTGGTTACCAGCAGAGAAAAAGTTAGAAGATGCAGTCATTGCAAAAATCAAAAGAATTTATGAAAGCCATGGATTTACTCCTATTGAAACTCCAGCAGTAGAACTTCTTGAGACTCTCTCATCAAAGGGGGAGATTAACAAAGAAATCTACGCTGTGCAGCGTCTGGCAGCACAGAGCGACTCGGAACCAGAGCTCGGGCTCCACTTTGATCTTACCGTACCGTTTGCCCGTTATGTGGCGATGCATTTCAATGAGCTTGTTTTTCCGTTTAAGCGATATCAACTTCAGAAATCATGGCGTGGTGAGAGGCCTCAAAAGGGTAGGTTTCGGGAATTTTATCAATTTGATGTTGATATCGTTTCAAGGGATGAGTTGCCGCTTTGCTGTGATGCCGAGGTAGTAACAGTATTAGCAAAGGGTCTATTGGCGTTAAATATTGGGACTCCATGCCTTGAGCTCAATAATAGAAAACTTCTATTAGGATACTTTTCGGGTCTTGGTTTATCAGACGATATTGCAAGGCAAGCCATATCTGTCATTGATAAGCTTGATAAGATTGGAGAATCAGAAGCTGCGCAACAGATCGAAGCTCTTTCGGTATCTTCAAGTGCAAGAGACAGAATACTGGAGTTTGTTGCACCCACAGTCCCGTTGGATCAACTGGCCTCTGTTCTTTCACAAGTATCCCTCAATTCTGCTATGGCGGAGGAAGGAGCAGAGGAGCTGCTTACCGTGGCTTCTTTGATACCGAAGAGTGTTCGAGATCATATTGTTGTTCGATTTCAAATAGCTCGTGGTCTTGACTATTACACTGGAACAATTGTCGAGAGTAAGATAACAGAGTTTCCCGAGTTCGGTTCTGTCGGTAGCGGGGGAAGATATGAAGATTTAGTCAGCAAGTACTTGTCGAAGAATGTGCCCGGTGTAGGAATTTCAATTGGTCTGACTCGTTTAATGGACTTAATTATTCGAGAGAAACTTCTACCGCTTCCTCAGCTGTCTTCTGCTCGTGTTTTAGTAACAGTACTGAACGAGGAGGTAAGGAAAGAAGCGGAAGAATTTGCAGAAGCGTTACGTGTTGATGGAGTGTCGTGCGAAGTGTTTTTTCGCTCCCCAAAACTCGGAAAACAGATTGATTACGCCGATAAAAAGGGTATTCCTTTCGTAGTTTTTTTAGATGCTGAAAATTCAGTCAAGAATATTCAAACAGGAGAGCAGGTGTCGTTTACTGACCTGGCTTCATTAAAGCGTATCGTTTGTACTGAGGATCTCCAGTAG
- a CDS encoding auxin-regulated protein — protein MLNLTPFLKAYSLYRGHQLSKQNPVECQRQILNKLVQKAKDTQFGQQYNFRKVTSVETYQETVPLRTYEDFWKEFWEPCFPHVKDCTWPGTITCFPVSSGTSSGTTKFIPYTKEMNASNAKAGLDVLVHHVSNRPQTKLLGGLNFMLGGSTVLKEEAPGIYSGDLSGISVKNLPWWIRPRYFPNEDLALLSNWEEKIQRLAEESLTKDIRTLSGVPSWMLIFIDKLAELKPHLPRKLSSYFPNLELVIHGGVNFTPYYDQFQELLDGSHAELREVYPASEGFIAIGDRGYGEGLRLLLDTDIFFEFIPVDELDHATPTRHWVGNIEEGINYAIALTTCAGLWSYVIGDTVRFIDTEIPRLLITGRTSYSLSAFGEHLIAEEVEDAVHTALTSLGLRVTDYCVGAVFPQDTGELGGHLYIMELTDEGHSAQEADKASLLIDQRLCERNEDYEAHRAEGFGLKAPRVEFVPHGFFAAWMKSRGKLGGQNKVPRLVSKPELFEDLCTFLKTEYASSKH, from the coding sequence ATGCTTAATCTTACCCCGTTTTTAAAAGCCTACTCTTTATATCGAGGGCATCAGCTTTCCAAACAAAACCCGGTTGAATGCCAGCGCCAGATTCTCAATAAACTGGTACAAAAAGCGAAAGATACTCAATTTGGACAGCAGTATAATTTTCGGAAAGTTACATCTGTAGAAACATATCAAGAAACTGTGCCACTTCGCACATATGAGGACTTCTGGAAAGAATTTTGGGAGCCCTGCTTTCCTCATGTAAAAGACTGCACGTGGCCGGGGACTATTACTTGCTTTCCAGTAAGCTCGGGAACAAGCTCAGGCACAACGAAATTTATTCCTTATACAAAAGAAATGAACGCATCAAATGCAAAAGCAGGGCTGGATGTTCTCGTTCATCATGTTTCAAACCGACCTCAGACGAAACTTCTCGGGGGCCTCAACTTTATGCTTGGGGGTAGCACTGTTCTTAAAGAAGAAGCGCCTGGAATTTATAGTGGAGACCTAAGTGGAATTTCTGTAAAGAATCTTCCATGGTGGATTCGTCCTCGCTATTTTCCAAACGAAGACCTTGCTCTTTTAAGTAATTGGGAAGAAAAAATTCAACGGCTGGCAGAGGAAAGCTTGACCAAGGATATTAGAACGCTCAGTGGTGTCCCCTCATGGATGCTTATCTTTATCGATAAATTGGCTGAGCTGAAGCCGCACCTACCAAGGAAGCTCTCTTCATACTTTCCGAATCTTGAACTCGTTATTCATGGTGGTGTTAACTTCACTCCCTATTACGATCAGTTCCAGGAACTCCTCGATGGAAGCCATGCCGAGCTTCGCGAAGTCTACCCAGCCAGCGAAGGATTCATTGCCATTGGAGACCGCGGCTATGGCGAAGGACTCCGGCTCCTGCTAGATACAGATATCTTCTTTGAGTTCATTCCAGTTGACGAACTTGATCACGCTACTCCAACGCGTCACTGGGTTGGAAACATTGAAGAAGGGATCAATTATGCGATTGCACTTACTACGTGTGCTGGTCTCTGGTCCTATGTCATTGGTGATACCGTACGATTCATAGACACAGAAATACCCCGACTTCTTATAACTGGAAGAACCTCGTACTCTCTCTCGGCATTCGGAGAACACTTGATTGCGGAAGAAGTCGAAGACGCCGTTCATACCGCTCTGACCTCGCTTGGACTACGTGTTACAGACTACTGCGTCGGTGCTGTTTTCCCACAAGACACAGGAGAGCTAGGGGGACACCTGTATATCATGGAGCTTACCGATGAAGGACATTCAGCACAGGAAGCCGACAAAGCAAGTTTACTGATTGATCAGCGCCTCTGCGAACGGAATGAAGACTACGAAGCACACCGTGCCGAGGGATTTGGACTCAAAGCTCCAAGAGTTGAGTTTGTACCACACGGCTTCTTTGCTGCTTGGATGAAATCTCGCGGCAAATTAGGGGGGCAGAATAAAGTTCCTCGACTCGTGAGCAAACCTGAGCTTTTCGAAGACCTTTGTACTTTCCTTAAAACAGAATACGCATCCTCCAAGCACTAA
- a CDS encoding acyl-CoA desaturase yields MFQGDIVGDDTKGMNYAVRHYLFWGVHLVCIFALFTDVSWIALAVCAFLYFIRMFAITGGYHRYFSHRTFKTSRVFQFLLGFLGATSGQKGPIWWSSHHRHHHQHSDQPDDVHSPVVSGIYYAHIGWILSRQFIHTRHELVKDLTKFPELKLLDAYNWIPPTALGFFCFYLGVALDHFFPALGTSGFQMLMWGFFVSTVLLYHGTFCINSFTHLFGSRRFQTTDDSRNNLLLSLITLGEGWHNNHHRYPGSEKQGFYWWEIDITHYILKCLSWFGIVWDLRVPPQRIYDEAKNTSKEEANKIRAVEQKVQEAPAQTKAA; encoded by the coding sequence ATGTTTCAAGGCGATATTGTTGGGGATGACACAAAGGGAATGAACTATGCGGTCCGTCACTATCTCTTTTGGGGAGTTCATCTCGTGTGTATCTTTGCACTCTTTACAGATGTCAGCTGGATAGCGCTGGCAGTATGTGCCTTCCTTTACTTCATTCGGATGTTTGCAATTACTGGTGGTTATCACAGGTACTTTTCACATAGAACGTTCAAGACGTCTCGGGTATTTCAGTTCCTTTTAGGATTTCTTGGCGCCACCTCTGGTCAGAAAGGGCCAATTTGGTGGTCTTCTCATCACCGACATCACCATCAACACTCAGATCAGCCAGATGATGTTCACTCTCCAGTAGTATCTGGAATCTACTATGCACATATCGGATGGATCTTGAGCCGACAGTTCATCCATACCCGGCACGAGCTTGTAAAAGATTTGACGAAGTTCCCGGAACTCAAGTTGCTCGATGCATACAATTGGATCCCGCCAACGGCACTTGGATTCTTCTGTTTCTACCTAGGAGTTGCTCTTGACCATTTCTTCCCAGCATTGGGGACTTCGGGCTTTCAGATGCTTATGTGGGGCTTCTTTGTGAGCACCGTTCTCCTATACCATGGAACCTTTTGTATCAACTCTTTTACTCACCTATTCGGCTCACGAAGGTTTCAAACCACTGATGATAGCAGAAACAATCTGCTCCTATCTTTGATTACCCTCGGAGAGGGCTGGCACAACAATCACCATCGTTATCCTGGTTCAGAGAAGCAAGGCTTTTACTGGTGGGAGATAGACATCACTCACTACATATTGAAGTGCTTATCGTGGTTTGGAATTGTTTGGGACCTCCGTGTTCCACCGCAAAGAATCTATGATGAAGCGAAAAACACCTCAAAAGAGGAAGCGAATAAAATAAGAGCGGTAGAGCAAAAGGTTCAGGAAGCCCCAGCACAGACTAAAGCTGCCTAG
- a CDS encoding glycosyltransferase family 2 protein, which yields MKSISVIIPVRNRPDMLQRAVRSVLAQTCKDYILTVVDDGSDADMREARQLVEESGNYWIQQNNRGVSAARNVGIQHAPSKWYAFLDSDDEWLPEKLAAHVEFHETSNQYLFSQSLETWFRRGVRVNQKKIHAMPEGDAFIPSLKRCCISPSSVFMHHTLFERFGLFDEQLPVCEDYDLWLRITAFNQIGLVRRALVLKYGGHSDQLSRSRKALDRYRVLALLKLLSGPDFQFKLRQEAIREVSEKLEILRLGAGKHTPRDVALYEEVLEKIRGEDFQEAQRCMQSLTNLS from the coding sequence ATGAAGAGTATTTCTGTTATTATTCCAGTGAGAAATCGACCGGATATGCTGCAACGAGCGGTACGGTCAGTGCTTGCCCAGACCTGTAAAGACTACATATTGACCGTAGTTGATGATGGTTCAGATGCAGACATGCGTGAGGCACGGCAGCTAGTTGAAGAGAGTGGCAACTACTGGATACAGCAAAATAATCGAGGAGTTTCAGCGGCAAGGAATGTTGGCATTCAACACGCGCCGTCCAAATGGTATGCATTTCTTGACTCAGATGATGAGTGGCTCCCTGAGAAACTGGCCGCACATGTTGAATTTCATGAGACCTCAAACCAATATCTGTTCTCACAATCCCTGGAAACATGGTTTAGACGAGGAGTTCGAGTTAATCAGAAAAAGATACATGCGATGCCTGAGGGTGACGCATTTATTCCATCTCTCAAGAGATGTTGTATAAGTCCGTCTTCAGTCTTTATGCATCACACCCTCTTTGAGCGCTTCGGGCTCTTCGATGAGCAGCTTCCAGTTTGTGAAGACTACGATCTCTGGCTGAGAATTACCGCTTTCAACCAGATAGGGTTGGTAAGACGTGCTCTTGTCCTCAAATATGGGGGACATTCAGACCAGCTTTCTCGGAGTCGCAAAGCGCTTGACCGATATCGGGTTTTAGCTCTGTTGAAGCTGCTATCGGGACCCGATTTTCAGTTCAAATTAAGACAAGAGGCAATCAGAGAAGTAAGTGAAAAGCTCGAGATTCTTCGTTTAGGAGCGGGCAAACACACGCCACGTGATGTCGCTCTCTATGAGGAAGTTCTTGAAAAGATTAGAGGAGAGGACTTTCAGGAGGCTCAGCGGTGTATGCAGAGTCTAACCAACCTCTCGTGA